Proteins found in one Rhinolophus ferrumequinum isolate MPI-CBG mRhiFer1 chromosome 9, mRhiFer1_v1.p, whole genome shotgun sequence genomic segment:
- the TNFRSF1B gene encoding tumor necrosis factor receptor superfamily member 1B, which translates to MAPAAVWAALAVGLQLWAAGHAVPAQDAFIPYAPETGNLCKQREYYEEKTQMCCSMCPPGYRAEVFCTKTSDTVCTACEDSTYTQLWNWVPECLSCGSRCSSGQMETQACTRVQNRICTCQPGWYCTLKRQEGCRQCVLHRKCPPGFGVVKPGTATSNVLCAPCAPGTFSNTSSSTDTCRPHQNCISVATPGSASKDAVCTSGHPPLRVVPSLALVPQPQSTRSQQREPTPGPSTAPSTSVLLPMVPSPPTEGLSTGNISLPIGLIVGVTALGLLIIGLVNCVIVTQTKKKPFCMQGEAKVPHLPADTARGAPGPEQQHLLTTASSSSSSSLESSASTADKGAPSRTQPQAPGTGKASGSGEARASSRSSESSPGSHGTQVNVTCIVNVCSSSDHGSQCPSQASSTMGDTDASSSGSLKDEQVPFSKEECPFGSQPGAPETLLQSSEEKPLPLGVPDAGMKPS; encoded by the exons GATGCATTTATCCCCTATGCCCCGGAGACTGGAAACTTGTGCAAGCAGAGAGAGTACTATGAGGAGAAGACCCAGATGTGCTGCAGCATGTGTCCCCCTG GTTACCGTGCAGAAGTCTTCTGCACCAAGACCTCAGATACAGTGTGTACCGCCTGCGAGGACAGCACATACACCCAGCTCTGGAACTGGGTCCCTGAGTGCTTGAGCTGTGGCTCCCGCTGCAGCTCTG GCCAGATGGAAACTCAAGCCTGCACTCGGGTACAGAACCGTATATGCACATGCCAGCCAGGCTGGTACTGCACGCTGAAGAGACAGGAAGGGTGCCGGCAGTGTGTACTTCACCGCAAGTGTCCCCCCGGCTTTGGTGTGGTCAAACCAG GAACTGCAACGTCAAATGTGCTGTGTGCACCCTGTGCCCCAGGGACATTCTCTAATACGAGTTCATCCACAGATACTTGCAGGCCCCACCAGAA ctgtATCTCGGTGGCCACCCCTGGCAGTGCAAGCAAGGATGCGGTCTGCACATCTGGGCACCCTCCCCTGAGAGTGGTCCCAAGCTTAGCCCTCGTGCCCCAGCCTCAGTCCACGAGATCCCAACAGAGAGAGCCAACTCCAGGACCGAGCACAGCTCCAAGTACCTCTGTCCTGCTCCCAATGGTCCCAAGTCCCCCGACTGAAGGGCTCAGCACAGGGAACATTTCTCTTCCAATTG GACTGATTGTGGGTGTGACAGCCTTGGGACTGCTCATAATAGGGCTGGTGAACTGTGTCATCGTAACCCAGACGAAAA AGAAGCCCTTTTGCATGCAAGGAGAAGCCAAGGTG CCTCACCTGCCTGCCGATACGGCCCGGGGTGCTCCAGGCCCTGAGCAGCAGCACCTGCTGACCACGGCGTCCAGCTCCAGCAGCAGCTCTCTGGAGAGCTCGGCCAGCACGGCAGATAAGGGGGCGCCCAGCAGGACCCAGCCGCAGGCACCAGGCACAGGGAAGGCCAGTGGGTCTGGGGAGGCCCGGGCAAGCTCCAGGAGCTCAG AGTCTTCCCCTGGCAGCCACGGGACCCAGGTCAACGTCACCTGCATCGTGAATGTTTGCAGCAGCTCTGACCATGGCTCTCAGTGCCCCTCCCAGGCCAGCTCCACGATGGGGGACACGGACGCCAGCTCCTCAGGCTCCCTGAAGGATGAGCAGGTCCCATTCTCCAAGGAGGAGTGCCCTTTTGGGTCCCAGCCAGGAGCCCCAGAGACTCTGCTGCAGAGCTCGGAGGAGAAGCCCCTGCCCCTCGGAGTGCCCGATGCTGGGATGAAACCCAGTTAA